From the Acetobacter aceti genome, one window contains:
- a CDS encoding bifunctional riboflavin kinase/FAD synthetase: MQAHLYTDWRSIPSEARGAAAALGNFDGVHLGHAHLVRTLHLSQPDAPLAVVTFEPHPRELFRPQDPPFRLTLADERFAALAALGVQYVFQIPFDEAFSQMPAERFVDDVLHDAFGLKHIACGHDFAFGHRRGGASSFLAERASELGIGLTLVSALADADGPYSSTRIRRLLQDGYPERAAAELGRPWSIRGQVCHGDKRGRLLGFPTANVRLGRHLEPARGVYTTTVRLPDGRTYDGVANIGRRPTIADGSESRMEVHILDFADDLYGQTISVALHDLLRTEKKFESLDALKQQIASDTVQARQLLRNRRNSL, from the coding sequence ATGCAAGCCCATCTGTATACGGACTGGCGTTCCATCCCCTCCGAGGCGCGTGGCGCGGCGGCGGCTCTCGGCAACTTCGACGGTGTCCATCTGGGCCACGCCCATCTGGTGCGCACGCTGCATCTGAGCCAGCCGGACGCGCCCCTCGCAGTTGTCACGTTCGAGCCCCATCCCCGTGAACTGTTCAGGCCACAGGACCCGCCGTTTCGTCTGACGCTGGCGGATGAGCGTTTCGCGGCGCTGGCGGCGCTTGGCGTGCAGTATGTCTTTCAGATTCCGTTCGATGAAGCCTTCTCCCAAATGCCTGCGGAACGCTTCGTCGATGACGTTCTGCATGACGCATTCGGTCTGAAGCACATTGCCTGCGGACATGACTTCGCCTTTGGGCATCGGCGTGGCGGCGCCAGCAGTTTTCTGGCGGAACGCGCCAGCGAGCTGGGGATCGGCCTCACCCTTGTGTCAGCTCTCGCCGATGCCGACGGTCCTTACTCCTCAACCCGGATCCGCCGCCTTCTGCAGGACGGCTACCCCGAGCGGGCAGCAGCCGAACTGGGTCGTCCATGGTCGATTCGGGGGCAGGTCTGCCATGGTGACAAGCGCGGCCGCCTTCTGGGTTTCCCCACAGCCAATGTGCGCCTTGGTCGCCATCTTGAACCGGCCCGTGGCGTTTACACGACGACCGTGCGGCTGCCGGATGGCCGGACCTACGACGGAGTGGCCAATATCGGCCGACGCCCCACCATCGCCGACGGCAGCGAAAGCCGCATGGAAGTCCATATTCTTGATTTCGCGGACGACCTTTACGGGCAGACGATTTCCGTGGCCCTCCACGATCTGCTACGCACTGAAAAGAAGTTCGAGAGTCTGGACGCCCTGAAGCAGCAGATCGCCAGTGATACGGTGCAGGCCCGGCAGCTACTGCGGAACCGGCGCAACAGCCTGTAA
- the mtnC gene encoding acireductone synthase, translating to MNSIPTPSVILLDIEGTTLPVSFVHKVLFPYARKALPDLIRDRAGDPAVIAALEETRALGPDREPLDQLMEWMDEDAKIGPLKALQGIAWADGYASGALIADLFPDVPPALRTWSEAGLTLAVYSSGSAPAQRLIYTYTTDGDLTPLFNAFLDLEMGGKKDAESYRRILAKTGWNAPDVLFVSDVVAELDAAASAGLLTCQMVRPEDGTIAGKPHPVAHSMKEVADLFSLPEPAGKAQ from the coding sequence ATGAACAGCATTCCTACACCATCCGTCATCCTGCTCGACATCGAAGGCACCACCCTTCCTGTCTCTTTCGTGCACAAGGTTCTGTTTCCTTATGCGCGAAAGGCGCTTCCTGATCTGATCCGGGACAGGGCGGGAGATCCTGCCGTCATCGCCGCTCTGGAGGAAACCCGGGCACTCGGCCCGGATCGTGAGCCGCTCGACCAGTTGATGGAATGGATGGATGAGGACGCGAAAATCGGCCCCCTCAAGGCTCTGCAAGGCATTGCATGGGCTGACGGCTATGCCTCCGGCGCGCTGATTGCCGATCTCTTTCCGGACGTGCCGCCTGCCCTGCGCACCTGGTCGGAAGCAGGACTGACGCTTGCCGTCTATTCCTCGGGATCGGCTCCCGCCCAACGCCTGATCTACACCTACACCACTGACGGCGATCTGACGCCGCTCTTCAATGCCTTTCTGGATCTGGAGATGGGCGGCAAGAAAGACGCGGAGAGTTATCGCCGCATTCTTGCGAAAACAGGCTGGAACGCTCCGGACGTTCTGTTCGTATCGGATGTCGTCGCTGAACTGGACGCAGCGGCCTCGGCGGGTCTGCTTACCTGCCAGATGGTGCGCCCGGAAGACGGCACCATCGCGGGCAAACCTCATCCCGTCGCTCATTCCATGAAGGAGGTCGCAGACCTGTTCAGCCTTCCGGAACCCGCCGGCAAGGCACAGTAA
- a CDS encoding acireductone dioxygenase, with the protein MSSLTVYDDTRPGQPEFSSHDADAIADRLKPLNVRFERWTDVEPPVRAASQDTVLAVYRPYLDRLMGETGAGSADVISIDLNTPNLTALREKFLSEHIHSEDEVRFFVHGQGHFVLHVDGKVYDVGCTQGDLISVPTGIPHWFDAGETPDVVALRIFTHKEGWVADYTGDDIALRFPAEIA; encoded by the coding sequence ATGAGCAGCCTCACGGTCTATGATGACACCCGCCCCGGTCAGCCGGAATTTTCCAGTCATGACGCCGATGCGATCGCCGACCGACTGAAGCCTCTCAACGTACGATTTGAGCGCTGGACCGATGTCGAGCCTCCCGTCCGCGCAGCCAGTCAGGACACCGTGCTGGCCGTCTACCGCCCCTATCTCGACAGGCTGATGGGCGAAACGGGCGCCGGGTCGGCCGACGTTATCAGCATTGACCTCAACACCCCCAACCTCACGGCTCTGCGGGAGAAATTTCTCTCCGAGCATATCCACTCGGAAGACGAAGTGCGGTTTTTCGTGCATGGGCAGGGTCATTTCGTCCTGCATGTGGATGGCAAGGTGTACGATGTCGGCTGCACACAGGGTGATCTGATTTCCGTCCCTACGGGGATTCCACACTGGTTCGACGCCGGTGAAACACCGGATGTCGTGGCGCTCCGTATCTTCACTCACAAGGAGGGCTGGGTCGCGGATTATACCGGCGACGATATCGCCCTCCGTTTTCCCGCCGAGATCGCGTAA
- a CDS encoding methylthioribulose 1-phosphate dehydratase — MSFVTDKTSSHEVSGASDTAWDHAVEQIIHAGRRMDRRGWVPATAGNLSVRLADGRIAVTRSGGHKGFLTRQGVIEVGLNGASMRPEDRPSAETLLHCQIYAHFPDAGAVLHGHSVASTVLSMATNEPEFYLADYEVLKVFEGQTTHETQLAVPVFPNDQDIARLSRSVALFLDEMKAGYIIRGHGVYVWGPDMATALARLEGLEFLLACELEQTKLRAVTQGARS; from the coding sequence ATGAGTTTCGTCACTGATAAAACCTCCTCACACGAGGTCTCCGGCGCGTCCGACACGGCATGGGATCATGCAGTCGAGCAGATCATCCATGCGGGCCGCCGCATGGACCGGCGCGGCTGGGTGCCTGCAACCGCCGGCAACCTCAGTGTTCGTCTTGCTGACGGGCGAATTGCCGTGACCCGGTCCGGGGGACATAAAGGCTTCCTGACCCGACAGGGCGTCATCGAGGTCGGTCTCAACGGCGCCTCCATGCGCCCGGAAGACCGCCCAAGCGCCGAGACACTCCTGCACTGTCAGATCTATGCGCATTTCCCTGACGCCGGAGCTGTCCTGCACGGACATTCCGTCGCATCGACCGTGCTCTCCATGGCGACGAACGAGCCGGAGTTTTATCTGGCCGATTATGAAGTCCTGAAAGTCTTCGAGGGCCAGACCACGCACGAGACGCAACTCGCCGTCCCCGTTTTTCCGAACGATCAGGATATCGCGCGCCTTTCCCGGAGTGTCGCCCTGTTCCTTGACGAGATGAAGGCCGGGTACATTATCCGCGGGCATGGCGTATATGTCTGGGGGCCGGACATGGCCACCGCACTCGCCCGTCTGGAAGGTCTGGAATTTCTCCTCGCGTGTGAACTGGAGCAGACGAAACTTCGCGCCGTGACTCAGGGAGCCCGATCATGA